A single region of the Triticum dicoccoides isolate Atlit2015 ecotype Zavitan chromosome 2B, WEW_v2.0, whole genome shotgun sequence genome encodes:
- the LOC119368334 gene encoding FCS-Like Zinc finger 2-like has translation MAASVACSFFFDDEPLGQPGMPSLDACALCAKPLERDSDIFMYRGDTPFCSEECRDEQMQLDAICSRQAARRQERLSSGSEARRWHQDSGKVSVAS, from the coding sequence ATGGCGGCTTCAGTAGCTTGCTCCTTCTTCTTCGACGACGAGCCGCTCGGCCAGCCCGGCATGCCGTCTCTGGATGCGTGCGCGCTCTGCGCCAAGCCGCTGGAGCGCGACAGCGACATCTTCATGTACAGAGGGGACACACCCTTCTGCAGCGAGGAGTGCCGCGACGAGCAGATGCAGCTCGACGCTATCTGCTCCAGGCAGGCCGCCCGTAGGCAGGAGCGGCTCTCGTCGGGATCGGAGGCCCGGCGCTGGCATCAAGACTCCGGGAAGGTGTCCGTCGCGAGCTAG